The region TTCTCATATGAATTTTCTATATCTTTTCTTTCACACATGTCTAGTTCTAATTCAAGTAACATTCCACTAGATATAGTGCTAATTGCACTAAGAGGTTGTCTCCACTGATGAGCAATATTACCTATCATCTCACCCATTCCTGCATATCTTGACTGTATAAAAAGTTGTTTATCTTTTTCTCTATTTTTTTGAACTTCTGTTTCTATTCTTTCTTCTAAAGAGTCATTAAATTTTCTTAATTCACTAGTTGAAATTTCAAGTGCACGCTCTAATCTATAAATATTAGAATCTGTATTTTCATATTCTTTTGATATTAAATTTAAAAGTTTTTCAAATTTTTTCTCATCAAGATTTTCATAACTATCAATTCGTAATTTTTTTAATTGTCTTGCTAGTACTTTATTTTCAATATTCATTTAAGATTCCCAAAATAGGGTTAAAGTCATTGTTTGATTATGAAGATCACAAGTCCCATCATTTAATGGAGAGATCTCACCATATGAATAGTATCCTATTAGAGTAACTTTATCATCTAGAATATCTTTTATTACTTCTAATTCCTCTTCTATTTTTTGTCCCATAATCAATTTTCTACCAATACAACTTACTGCTATACAAGCAGCATTTTCACTTTTGTAATCAAACTTATGAAGTTTTTCTCCTGCATCTTTTGCACCTTGAACAAGCTCATCAAAAGTTGCTTTCATAAACATTACTTCACTTCCATTTGGTATATCTCCAGCAAAAGTTATTGATTGTTCTTTTTTATTTATACCTAAAATTGTTCTAACTTTTGATTCTTTGTATCCTTCTTCTTTTATCATAAGTGGATATAAAAGTCCAGATGCTGGAAGTTCTTCTGATTTATCTCCAAGATATTTTTTATAAACTTCAAGTGCAGGTTCATGGTCTAATTTATATAAGATATTATTTTTGGCTTCAGTAACCATTCTATCTATACCAAATTTTTTCCAACCACCACCACTAGCATATGCTGTGTGTATATTTTCTCCATACAGTCCAACTGCAGTTATGTAATTTGAAACAGGTTTATTATCTACTAAAATCCAAGTTTCTTTAAAATCCGCTCCATCTCCAGCTAAGCCACCAGTTATGATTAGATCTTTTGAAATTTTATTAAAACCTTTTGTTAGTTGAGAACCATTTATATTTAATCCATCTGATAAGACAAAAATAGATTTAAGATTTTTATCAAAAAGATTATTACAGATTTTCTCTCCAACTTCAAATGAGTTTTCAGCTTTATCGCATTTTACTGAACTAATTTTTATAAAAGATTTTTCAAACTTCATTACAACTACACTTAGACTTGATTCATATACTAAATCATCATATATTTCACCAGCAGTTGAACAACCTATAATTTGCGATTTTTTAAAAGTGGATATAAGTTTTTCAAAGCCATCTTTTACATGTTCAAATTGGGTTGAACCAAAACATATAATTAAAGTATTCTCACTATCTAACGATTCATCAAAAGGTTTGTTCCAATTATTCTCTTCATAAAAGTAGCTTTGAGTTTGCATATTAATCTTTTTTATAATTTATTTTTAAATAAACATTATATCATTATATAAATAAATTATTGTTTTATTAAAATTCTATTTCAAGTGCTATTGGGCAGTGGTCACTTCCCATTATTTCTGACATGATATATGCATTTGAAATATTATTTTTTAAATCTTCACTTACATAGAAATAATCAATTCTCCAGCCAACATTATTTGCTCTTGCATTTGCTCTATAGCTCCACCAGCTATAACTGTCTGTTAAATCACCATTTATATGTCTAAAGGTATCAATATATCCATGAGATAAAAATTTAGTAATCCAGTCTCTTTCCATAGGTAAAAAGCCAGAAGTGTTTTCATTTGCTTTTGGTCTAGCTAAATCTATTTCAGCATGAGCAGTATTTACATCTCCACAAACTATAATTGATTTTCCCTCTTTTTTTAGGTTTTCACAATGTTCTAAAAATCTGTCATAAAACTCCATTTTATAAACTAATCTTTCCTCTTTTGATTGACCATTTGGGAAATAAACATTAAAAAAAGCTATCTCTTTATCTCCTAAAGTAAAGTGTAGTTCGTTTATTCTTCCCTCATCTAGTATATCTACACTAGGGCAAGTTGATTGAAAACTAGGATTTATATCAGTAAATACCGCTGTTCCACTTCTACCTTTTATTGCTGATTGTGAAGCAAATACAGTATCATAGTTTTTTTCAAAGATTGAATTAGGTATTTGCTCTTTTGTTGATTTTGTTTCTTGTACTCCTAAAAGATCGATGTTAGCTTCATCAACCCATTTTAAAGCTTCTTTTTTATCAACTGCACGAATTCCATTTACATTCCATGAAACAAATTTATATTTAGTCATTATCCTTATTATCCTCTTTTTTTATTTTTTCTATTTTTTCAATTTCAATAAATTTTTTATCATTTTTTTTAATTTTTTCATCATCTTTTGAACTTTTATTTAAAAGACCAATTTTACCTAAAAAACTGCCAGATTTAACTAAGGGATCACCTTTGCCACCGTGAGTTTCTATTTTTCCATTTTCATAGGCAAATAAAGATGAAGAAAATATAAAAAATGATAAAGTTAAAACATATATTTTCATTTTCTATCTCCTTTTAAATTTTTATACATTCCTAAAATAGTTATTATTATCCAAAAAATTTCTATTACAAATGAACCTAAATTGAAATGTACAAAAAGTGAAATTAGAAGTAATATTGCACCAATTAGGTTTAATACCTGATAAGTCCATGAAGTTATTTTTTTCTTCTCAGTTTGTAACAAAAAGTAAGCTACAACAACAAAAACCATACCTATAAAGCCTATTAGTTGGAATATATCCATATCTTTCCTCATTATTAAGTCTAAATTTGCTATTTTACGGTAAATTTATTATAAAGATATTAAATGACAGATGAAATTTTATTAGGCTTAATAACTTTTTTTACTTCAACTGTTGCTGGTGTAATTGGGCTTGGTGGGGGAATGATTTTAATTGCAGTTCTTCCCTCTTTTTTGCCTCTAAATGCTTTAGTTCCAGTTCATGGACTAACTCAATTATCTAGTAATCTAAGTAGAGCATATTTTGGATATAAAGATATAAAAATAGAGGTTATTCCAAAATTTTTATTGGGCTCACTTATAGGGATTTCTATTTTTGCTACTATTTTGTATTTTATATCTTTAGAATATGTTCCTTTGTTTATAGGTCTTTATATTCTACTTTCATTGTGGAGTAATAAATTTAATGAAAAAATCAAAAAATATGAAAGTTATGTATTAATAGGTTTTTTTCAAACAGGTTTATCTATTGTAGTAGGAGCAACTGGCCCTATGGCTACCGCACTTTTAATTAAAGATTATAATGATAAAGACACAGTTGTTGCAACAGCAGCTGCATTGATGTCAATCACACATTTATTAAAAGTTTTTGCTTTTATGTTTTTTGGATTTGTTTTTTTTGATTATCTTGGGATTTTAATTGCCATGATAATTGGAGCAATTTCAGGAAGTTATATGGGAACAAAAATAAGAGATAAAATTGATGGGAAAAAGTTTTTAATATTTTTAAAAATATTTTTATCTATCTTGGCTATAAAAGCAATCTTATCTGTTTTTATTTAAAAAATATTGGAAATAAAATATATGAATAAAATATTTAAATCAAGAGAAGCTTTATTATATATTATGGCAATAGCCATGGTCTTTTCTTTCGCTTCTTGGATGAGTTTACTAAATAATTTTGTAATTGAAGCAGCTTCTTTTGATGGAAGCCAAATTGGAATATTACAAAGTTTAAGGGAGATTCCAGGTTTTTTAGCTTTTACAGTTGTAATAGCTATTATGTTTATTGCTCAACAAAGGTTAGCCTATCTTTCTATGATGTTATTGGGATTAGGGGTTTTATTAACAGGATTTTTCCCAAATGCTTTGGGACTTTATATTACAACTGTTATTATGTCTGTAGGGTTTCATTATTTAGAAACACTAAATCAGTCTTTATCTTTGCAATGGCTAAGTAAAGCAAAAGCTCCAATAATACTAGGAAAAATTACAGCTGCTAAATCTTTTACTTCTTTGATAGTTTTTGTATTAATCTATATTATGATGAAATATTATTCTGTAGAGTATAAATATGTTTATTTGTTTTTTGGTGGTATAACTTTTATAATAGGTATTTTAATTTGGATTTTTTTTGAACATTTTGAAGATGATGTAGTTCAAGAGAAAAAAATTGTACTTAAAAAAGAGTATTGGTTATTTTATGTTTTAACACTTTTAGCCGGAGCTAGAAGACAGATTTTTATTGTATTTGCTGCTTTTTTACTTGTTGAAAAATTTGGAGTTGATATTCATAATATGGTAGCACTTATGTTTGTAAATGCAATCTTAAATATGTATTTTGCCCCTGCTATTGGAAGATTTATTTCTAAATTTGGAGAAAGAACAACTTTAAATTTTGAGTATTTAGGTCTTATAATAGTTTTTATATCATATGCCTTTGTAAATAATGAATATATAGCATTTGCATTGTATATTATAGACCATTTACTTTTTTCAATGGCAATTGCACTTAAAACATATTTCCAAAAAATTGCAGATCCAAAAGATATTGCAAGTGCTAGTGCAGTATCTTTTACAATAAATCATATAGCAGCTGTGTTTTTACCTTTTGCTTTAGGTTTATTATGGTTATATTCAAACTCTTTAGTTTTTATAATTGGTGCTGCTATTGCTGTAATATCTTTTATTTTATCTTTTTTAATTCCAAGAGATCCAAAACAAGGTTTTGAAACAACATTAAAAAACTAAGATATATTTTTCTCTACTAAACTAACCATTTGAGTTTTATCAAATGGTTTTTTTATAGTTTCAAAACCTTCCATCTCATCATTGCTAACTAAAATAAGTTTTTTCTCTTTTGGTAAAATATAAGAATTTAATTGTTCTTTTGTTAAGCAATCCATATCAATAATTAATAAATCACATAATTCTTTGTCAACTTTAGAGATAAAATCTTTTATATTTGAATCTTGTTTTACTTTATATTTTTTGTTTAATTCAATTATCAACTGCATATAATTGATCGGGTCTTTATTTAATATCAAGATATTCTTTTTCTCTTCTTGTTTTGTTTTTTCTTCCTCTTCATCAAATAAAAAGTTTTTTACTTCATTGTTTTTCTTTTTTTCAACTACTTTTTTCTCTTCTTCAATACACTCAGCTTCTTTATTTACTTTATCAAGATTTTTAGGAATTAATACTGTAATTGTAGTTCCAACGTCAATTTCACTTTCTATTTTTATATCACCATTAAACAGTTGAACCAAATCTTTACATATGGCAAGTCCTAGTCCTGTACCACCATATTTCCTTGTAGTACTTCCATCAACTTGTTTGAATCTATCAAAAATTGTGCCTAATTTTTCTTTTTCAATTCCAATTCCATCATCACTGACTGTTATTTTCATAAAATCAGATTCATCTTCTATTATAAGTTTAATTGTACCCTCATGAACAAATTTTAAAGAATTGCTTAGTAGATTTTTTACTATTTGTTTAATTCTTTGTTTATCACTATAAATAAATTCGATGTTATTATCAAAATTAAAAACAAACTCTAAATCTTTTTCTAAAACTTGAGGTTCAAACATATCTTTGATTTCATACATTAATCTTTTTGCATTTAGAGTTTCATAATAAAGTTCAAGTTTTCCTGCTTCTAGTTTTGAAATATCTAAAACATCATTGATTAAAAATAGTAAGTCGTTTCCACAATTATTAATTATTTCAAAGTTTTTAACATCTTTTTCATCAAACTTATTGTTTTTGTTTTTCATCATAATTGAACTGATAAGATTAATAGAATTTAGAGGTGTTTTTAATTCATGACTCATATTAGCCAAAAAATCATCTTTTGCTCTATTTGCATCTTCAAGTGCTTTTTTCTGCAAATTTTGTATCATTGTTAACTGTTTTAAGTTGATAATATCTTCACTGATTTTACCAGACATTTTATTAAAAGCATCTGCAAGAATTGTTAATTCTCTTAGGTTGTTTAATTGAAGTTTGATATGACTTTTCTCTTCATCATGTTCCTCAAACTCTCTAATCCCATCAATTAACTTTTTTAAAGGGATTGTTAAATATTTATTGGTGTAAAATACAATTAAAATCCAAAATAAAAAAGTAAATATTACAAAATAAGTACCAATTCTACTTAACTGAGTAATTACTCTATCTTGATGAATAGACTTTTCTATATAAAACTCAACATCTACAACAAAGTTTGTTTTGAAATAAGGACTGTCATAAATTCTAAATTTATAAGTTTGATATTTTTCTTGACTATAATCTCTTCTATCAACAGGAAAATATATTTTTTTATCTTTTGTTACAAGTAAGATACCACTAATAATCTCTTCTTTTGATATTATATTTAAAGTTTTATATATTTGTATCTCATCTTTTTGCATAACTGCACTTCTAATTTGATCTGAAAATAAAGTTTCTATAGATTTAAGACTTTTTTGAAGTATCTTATGAGATTCTTTGATTTCAACTGTCCCTTGATATACAGATATAATTATAACTATTGTTAAATAACCCAAAAATATTTTTTTGAAGACTAAATAACCTATGGTTTCATTAAAGTTATTAAATATGCTATTGAAGTTATTAAATAATTTTTTCATAACGAACCTCTAAAATATATTTGTATATTATAACTTTAAAATGTATTATAATAGTATTATTTCTAATTTATTTATAGTATTTTTTAGATATATTTTAGATCTTGAAATTTTCTAAATATGATGCTATTTTAGGTATACAGTCTTTCCTACAAACTAGTGTAGTTGGAATATCACTTAACTCTTTTATTTCAATTATTTTAACTCTATTTTTAAAACCAAGCTTCTCTATAACTGTCAGGGGTAATAAGGTTCTACCCATTCCGGCTTCTACACAACTTAGTATAGTTTCTAAACTTCCAAACTCAAAGTTTCTATGTGAACATATACCGTTTTTAGAATAGTGTTTATGAAGGTATTCATTATATGCACACCCTTTTTTAAAAGTTAATATTACATCAGGAACTTTTCCTGTTTTAGGTTCGAGTAATACAATCTTTTCTTTAAATATGTTTAATATATGAAGTTCACTATTTTTTGGAGTATCACTAATAAATGCAATATCTAATTCAAAATTTAACAATTTTTCGGTGATAGTATTTGTTGTACCAGTTATAAGCTCTAATTCCATATTTGGAAAGTCTTTATGGATTTTAACTAAAAAAGGGGAGATTCTTGTTGCTGCGTTTGATTCTGTTGAGCCAATTCTAAGTAGGGGTTGTTCGTCAAGAGATTTCATCTCTAAAATAGTATTTTCTATTTTTTTTATTATCTCTTTTGCATGGGGATAAAGTTTTTCACCTTCAACTGTTAGTTTTACACCTTTTGGGATTCTATGAAAAAGCATATGCCCAATATTTTTTTCCAGCTGTTTTATTCTAGAAGTTACATTAGATTGTGCAAAACCTAAATCTTGAGCTGCTAGGGAGATACTCTTTTTATCTGCAACTACAACAAATATTTTTAATAAATTAGAATCCATATCACTTTTCCTTATATCATATATCATGATTTTATATTTGACTTTCCATCATCTTAAGTGATATTATACACAAAAGTTAAAAAAAGGGAAAGAGATTATGAACTTGCTTGATAGAAATAGTAATAGTGCAATTATACTTGCAGGGATTATATCCATTATCGTTGGTATTGGTGTGGCAAGATTTGTATTTACTTCATTACTTCCACCTATGTTGGAAAATTATCTGACAATTACCTTTGCAGGAGTTTTAGCTTCAATAAACTATGTAGGTTATTTAAGTGGTTCGATTTTTGCTACTTTGATAAAAGACATTAATACAAAAGTAAAGTATTTTAGAATTGGTATGGTTTTATGTATTGTTTCAACTTTAGTATTAGGTATTAGTAATAATGATTTCATTTGGGCTATCTCAAGAGTAGTTGCAGGTTTTGGTTCAGCTATGGCTTTAGTAGTTGGTTCTGCAATTGTTATGACAAAACTAAAAATGGATAATAAAACAAAAGCAATGGGGATACATTTTAGTGGAATAGGTTTTTCTATTTTTGTTACGGATTTAATCACAAGGGCTTTTTTTAGTTTTCAAGATGATTGGAGAGGTGCTTGGGTTGTTTTATCAATTTTTGGTCTTTTTGCAGCTATATATTCTATATATATTTTATCTTTTGACAAAGAAGTAAAACAAAACGTTGTAAAACATAAATTTGATTTTTCACTGTTTTCACCTTTTGTTGTTCTTCTTATTATTGCATATTTTACAGAAGGGGTAGGGTTTGTAGTTCAGGCAACATTTTTACCTGATATTATTAACTCCTTAGAAGGCTTAGAAGGGTATGGAAGTTTTACTTGGACTTTAGTTGGGCTTGCTGGAATACCATCTTGTATAATCTGGATGACCTTAGCTCATAAATTTGGTAGTGTAAATATAATTATAATAGCAATGCTTGTACAAATAGTAGGTATTTTAATCTCTGCACTTACTACAAATGTTTATTTAAATCTATTTAGTGGAGTTTTATATGGGGGAACATTTGTAGGCTTAGTTGCTTTATTTATGAATTTAGGTGGAAAACTTGCAGGTAATAATCCTGTTATATTAATGGGAGCTTTAACTACAGCGTATGGAATAGGGCAAGTTGTTGCTCCTTTATATAGTGTAAAACTAGTAGAGATTTATAGTAGTTACAGCCAATCTTTATATGTAACTGCAACAATCGTATTTTTAGGAGTTATATTACTTTTTATAGCAAAAAATATAGCTACAGATAATCAAAAAACTATATAAGGAAGATAAAATGCCAATTATAAATGTAAAAATGACCCATGAAGATGGTGGAGCTACAAAAGAGCAAAAAGAGCTTTTAGCAAAAGAATTAACACAAGTTTTTGTAAAGATATTTAATAGGGGAGAAAAAACTTGTGTAGTTACTATAGATGAGGTATCAATGGATAATTATGCAATTGGTGGAAAAACAATTACTCAAATCAGAAATAAAGAATAAAGGTAATAAAATATATAGATTTGACACTTTTAACCCTCTTTTGGATGTTAAACTTCTTTTGAATTAAAAGGAGAAATTATGTTAGCAGAGATTAACGATTTTTTGAATAACCTTATTTGGGGTAATATTCTAATCTATTTATTGCCAGCTCTTGGTATATTTTTTACCATTAGTTCTAGGTTTGTACAATTTAGATATTTCTTTAAGATGTTTAATATTTTAAGAGATACTGTACATGATAAACAAGGGCACATTAGTTCTTTTCAAGCTTTAATGCTTAGTGTTGCAGGACGTGTTGGTGGTGGAAATATTGCAGGTGTAGCTGTTGCAATTACACTTGGTGGTCCTGGAGCAGTTTTCTGGATGTGGGTAATTGGACTTATTGGTATGAGTACAAGTTTCTTTGAGTGTTCATTGGCTCAACTGTATAAAGAAAAAGATGGTGAAGATTCTTGTGTATACAGAGGTGGACCAGCTTATTATGTTACAAAGGCTTTAGGCCAAAGATGGCTTGGAATTATCATCTCAGTTCTTCTAATGATCACATTTGGTTTTGCATTTAATGCAACTCAATCATTTATTATCACAACTTCATTTGAATCTTCATTTAATATTCCTACATGGATTACAGGTATTGCTTTAACATTATTATTTGCTTTCGCAGTATTTGGAGGAATTAAAAGAATCACTAAAATTTCTGAAGTTATTGTTCCTATTATGGCTGTTGGATATTTACTTATTGCTATAGTTGTTATTGCTTTAAATGTAGCAGAAATACCAGCTTTAATCTCTATGATTGTACAAGAAGCTTTTAATCCAAGCTCAGCAATTGGTGGTGGATTAGGTGCAGTTATTTTACAAGGTGCAAAAAGAGGAATGTTTTCAAATGAAGCTGGACTAGGTTCTGCTCCAAATGTTGCAGCAGTTGCTTATGTTGCTCATCCAGTTCAACAAGGTATTGTGCAATCTTTTTCAGTATTTATTGACACAATTATACTTTGTTCTTGTACGGCATTTATTATTCTTTTATCTGGTGTTTATACTCCTGGACAAAGTGGAGTAGATGGTGTTTTATTAACACAAAATGCATTGATTGAACATCTTGGACCTTTAGGTGGATATTTTGTAACAATTGCATTATTACTTTTTGGATTTTCATCTATTTTATACAACTACTATTTAGCAGAAAACAGTCTTAACTTTTTTAGTAAAGGAAATAAAATCTTATTTACTATATTTAGACTTTTTGTTGTAGGTTTAATTATTTGGGGGTCAATGCAAGATTTAGGTTCAATTTTCTCATTTGCTGATCTTTCTATGGGATTATTAGCAGTTATAAATATGATTGCAATTGCTCTTTTATATAAACCAGTATTAAGACTAATTAGAGGATATGATAGACAATTAAAAGAGGGTAAAAACCCAGTTCTTAGATATAACGATTATAATGAGTTTAAAATCGATAAAGATATTTGGAAAGAGATTGTTGATAATATTAATGATATTAGGTCAAATAAATAAAGTGTAAGTAAAAGCTTACACTTTTTATATATAAAAATTTGATATTATAAATAAAAAAAGGCTTAAAATGTTTAATAAAGAGGGAATTCCTTTTTTTGTTATTATGATACCTTTTTTAAGTATTATATTTATAGCCTTTTTTAGTATCTCTTTTTATATGAAAATAAGTGATGAACGCTTTGAAAAAGAGTTAAAAGAGTATAAGGTTTTATATTTAAAAAATAACTCTATTGAAGCTTTTCATATTGAAAAAAATAAAAAAATAAAAGAGTTTGAAGAAGAGAAAGAAAAGTTTATAGAGTTTGTTGAGGTCTTAACGGTAACAATACTTGTTTTTATGGCTTTATTTACACTTTTAATGAACTCGATTATTAATGAAACAATAAAAAAATATAAAAAACAAGTTGAAACAAAAGAGAAAAAACTACAAAATCTAAATAAAAATCTGGCTTTAAAAGTTAAACAAGGTATTGAAGAAGCAAAACAAAAAGATAAAGCTATATTGCAGCAATCAAAACTTGCTAGAATGGGTTCAATGATTAGTATGATTGCCCACCAATGGAGACAGCCTTTAACAGAGCTTTCAGGTATTTTAATGGAGTTAGAAACAGCAACTAGATTTAAAAAAGTAAATGAAGAACATATTTTAAACTCAATTGAAAGAAGTGATAATATGATTGAGTTTATGTCTAAAACAATTGATGATTTTAGAAATTTTTATAAACCAGATAAAAAGAAAGAGAACTTCTTTTTACTTGATTCTTGTAAAAGGGCAATAAATCTTATAGATGCAACCTTGGAAGAAAATGGTATAAAATACGAAATTGATGTAAAAGAGGATAGAGAGATTTTTGGATATCCAACAGAATTTTCTCAAGTTATATTAAATCTTTTAACAAATGCAAAAGATGTATTAATTGAAAAGCATGTAAAAAACCCAAAAATAAAGCTTTTGATTGATAAAAAAGGTCTTAATAGTATTATTGAAGTAAAAGATAATGCAGGTGGAATAAAAGAGGAAAATTTTGAAGAGATATTTGACCCATATTTTAGTACTAAATCCTCATCAAAAGGTACTGGCTTAGGACTTTATATCTCTAAGCTTATTATAGAAAAAAATATGGGTGGTGAACTTAGTGTTTATAACAATAATGATGGTGCAGTTTTTAGAATAGTATTAGTAGGGTAGGGAATGGAAAAAGAGTTATTAGAAGAATTAAAACAGTTATCAATTTTATGTGTTGAAGATGAAGAGGGGATTAGGAAAGTCATAGTTGAGACTTTAAAATATTACTTTGATGAGGTATATGAAGCAAAAGATGGCAATGAAGCCTATGAAATATACCAAGACTATAAACCAAAAATTATATTATCAGATATTCAAATGAAAAATTGTGATGGAGTTGAACTTGTAAAAAAGATAAGAGAAGATGATTTAAATACAATTATAATAATGCTTACAGCTTATTCAAATGAAGAGTATCTAATGGAGTTGATAAATTTAAATATAAGCCATTATATTTTAAAACCATTAAATGCAAAAAAATTAAATGATGCACTTATTAAACTTTTTAGTAAAAATAGCTTAATAAAACTATCTGAGCACTTAAGCTTAGATTTGAAAAAAAGAGAATTGATTTTTAAAGATAAAGAGATTATTACACTAAGAAAAAGAGAAAAAGAGTTTTTACATCTTTTATATGAAAAAAAAGGAGCTATCCTTTCTTATTATGAGATAGAAAGTGAGCTTTGGATTGATAAAGAGATGACAAGTCATGCTCTAAAATCTTTTATAAAAGAGTTAAGAGCAAAGTTGCCAGAAAATATCATAAAAAATGTACCCCAAGAGGGATACACTTTAGTTTAAACTAATTATCACTTTGAAAAAAGTCTTTAGTTTTTTCTAACATCTCTTTTGCTTTTTTCTCCCTTTTGTATTGTCCAAAAAAGTAGATTAAAGCTACCATACCTAAGGCATCAAAAAGAAATGCAAACCAAGCTTCTACAAGTAAAGCATAAGTTCCCCAAGATAGTGTAGAAGCTAAAAGTAACAGTTTCATTTTTAAAGAGTCTTTTGAGATTGTAGCTAGTGGGGTAGTAATTGATGCAATTACTAACAACAATCCTTCATACTCTTTTAGTCCTAGTAAAAGAAAAATAGAAAAAAATGGTATTGAATAAAGTATCGTTTTTTCTAATTTCTTATATTCTAATGCTCCAATATAATACATTATTGCAATAATAGCAGATTGGAAAACCCCATGCATTCCTCCACTACTATACAAATCAGGAATTAT is a window of Halarcobacter sp. DNA encoding:
- a CDS encoding 4-oxalocrotonate tautomerase family protein, which encodes MPIINVKMTHEDGGATKEQKELLAKELTQVFVKIFNRGEKTCVVTIDEVSMDNYAIGGKTITQIRNKE
- a CDS encoding alanine/glycine:cation symporter family protein; this translates as MLAEINDFLNNLIWGNILIYLLPALGIFFTISSRFVQFRYFFKMFNILRDTVHDKQGHISSFQALMLSVAGRVGGGNIAGVAVAITLGGPGAVFWMWVIGLIGMSTSFFECSLAQLYKEKDGEDSCVYRGGPAYYVTKALGQRWLGIIISVLLMITFGFAFNATQSFIITTSFESSFNIPTWITGIALTLLFAFAVFGGIKRITKISEVIVPIMAVGYLLIAIVVIALNVAEIPALISMIVQEAFNPSSAIGGGLGAVILQGAKRGMFSNEAGLGSAPNVAAVAYVAHPVQQGIVQSFSVFIDTIILCSCTAFIILLSGVYTPGQSGVDGVLLTQNALIEHLGPLGGYFVTIALLLFGFSSILYNYYLAENSLNFFSKGNKILFTIFRLFVVGLIIWGSMQDLGSIFSFADLSMGLLAVINMIAIALLYKPVLRLIRGYDRQLKEGKNPVLRYNDYNEFKIDKDIWKEIVDNINDIRSNK
- a CDS encoding HAMP domain-containing sensor histidine kinase: MFNKEGIPFFVIMIPFLSIIFIAFFSISFYMKISDERFEKELKEYKVLYLKNNSIEAFHIEKNKKIKEFEEEKEKFIEFVEVLTVTILVFMALFTLLMNSIINETIKKYKKQVETKEKKLQNLNKNLALKVKQGIEEAKQKDKAILQQSKLARMGSMISMIAHQWRQPLTELSGILMELETATRFKKVNEEHILNSIERSDNMIEFMSKTIDDFRNFYKPDKKKENFFLLDSCKRAINLIDATLEENGIKYEIDVKEDREIFGYPTEFSQVILNLLTNAKDVLIEKHVKNPKIKLLIDKKGLNSIIEVKDNAGGIKEENFEEIFDPYFSTKSSSKGTGLGLYISKLIIEKNMGGELSVYNNNDGAVFRIVLVG
- a CDS encoding response regulator, which encodes MEKELLEELKQLSILCVEDEEGIRKVIVETLKYYFDEVYEAKDGNEAYEIYQDYKPKIILSDIQMKNCDGVELVKKIREDDLNTIIIMLTAYSNEEYLMELINLNISHYILKPLNAKKLNDALIKLFSKNSLIKLSEHLSLDLKKRELIFKDKEIITLRKREKEFLHLLYEKKGAILSYYEIESELWIDKEMTSHALKSFIKELRAKLPENIIKNVPQEGYTLV
- a CDS encoding YgjV family protein, with protein sequence MSAAIAFLGILAIILNAIGMAIKDLIKTKILLGTSVLLIIPDLYSSGGMHGVFQSAIIAIMYYIGALEYKKLEKTILYSIPFFSIFLLLGLKEYEGLLLVIASITTPLATISKDSLKMKLLLLASTLSWGTYALLVEAWFAFLFDALGMVALIYFFGQYKREKKAKEMLEKTKDFFQSDN